Within Aspergillus oryzae RIB40 DNA, chromosome 2, the genomic segment CAACATGATTCATTTGACCCAATCGTTAGCAGTAGTGGATGAACCACGGTGTAGCTAAGCTACCACCATTTTCCAgcttccccctcccccccccccccctccgTTTCTCCATTATCCAGCTGCTCTTTGACCGTAGACAATGATAATGTAGGAAGGTGTAGGCAAATCTCTAGTGGAGTGCAGCATGAAGAATATGACGCGACTCTCATGCGGTCAATTCAAATTTGATTTTACACAGATGTTGAGACAACTTATTCTGGCACATGTTATCTAATTCATAGTTTCCTccaggaaaaggaacaacatggtatatattttttcatGAACTGTAGACCGTGTGCAGAATTCCCCGCCAAATTACTGTTTGTTCAAAAATTTCTAGGGCAAAGTGGCAACCTTCTGCTTGAACAGATCTTCCGCCTGCGTCCAGACGCGAGCGTCCTTCCGATTCTTCAACTGCAACAGACTGGGAAGCAGCGCTTGACTGAACATCTCGGAGCTTTCACGAGGGAGAAGCGAGGGAAGATGGTCAATACTGATCACGCTAAGAGGGGGGCCTTGCGTCCCCGCCGGCAGAGTGACGGGTACTGTGGGCTTGTCGAAAGTAGTGGTGATATCGTACACGGGAATAGGATTGTTGGGGTTAGTGCTGCATCGAGGGTGAAGTCAGTCGGCTGCACAAGCGAGAAGAGTAATGGCCAGAAGAGGGACTCACGTGTCGGCGCTCACGTCGCAAATGACCGACAAACGGCGGTTAGGGGTAGAAAGAGATTCAACGTTGACAAATGGGGGAATAGACTCGCTAGAAAGATAGATGCAGTTGACGAAGATATCTGCGTCGATAATCTCCTGGAAAGGACCGCCTGTTTTGATGCGTTAACCTTAAGCTCGTTAGAAATAGAAGTATAAACAAacctttctttgtctcctcGATATCCCACCGGATGATATCAGATTCGGGGATGCCAACATCCTTGGCAAGTTGTACGGCACCGTTACCACAACGTCCAAGCTGCACATCATCAGTTAGTTTGCCATGGGGATCGATATAAAAAGCACACTCACAGCTCCGATGACAAGAATCTTGGGGGACCGGCCGGATTGCTTCTTGCCAGCTTCCAGGGACTCTTTCACGGACTGGGTCAGGAGATCCTGGTTTGCGTACGGAACCTCACCGGGCAAAGGTTCGCCCTCAGGATGAGTCAATTGCCAGGCCCAGTTCTTAACAGCCAATGCGGAACCTATACTACATCAATATCGATCATCAGCGCTTCATAGCAGCAAAACACGTACCGGCATAGCCAGCGGACCACCCGAAAGCTATAAATAGGGAAGTTAGTAATTATACAAGCCACATAGGAAACTAACGTGGGCAATCAATTCTCACCAGCAACTCTCCGCCCGACTTCATCAGTGAGGAATTCCAAATCCAACAGGGTTCCGCCTCCACGAGGCCACCGTCTGAGAACCTTCTCCCAGCCCCCCTGTTGCTTGTAGCAGTGGGCAAAGGTAATATGGACGTGCTCAAGAGGAAAATCATCTTCGGGCAGTTCCTTGAGACCCAAAACGTATGCATCCTTTGGAGCATCCTTGGCCCAGGATCCCTCCTCAACTAGTGGGGCACCAATCTATTCCATAGGACAATTATAAGTCTTTGACATGTAGGGACTAGGGCGAACGTGTATATATACCTTTGCGAATTCCTCATCTATTATTAAGACGAACCTTGTCAGCCTTCATACCCGGGAGAGTGGAGCCCTGATTGACAACCTACCATCGAAGATTCGCTGTGTAGAGCGTTCGACAGTCACTTCATAGCCAGCATCCATAAGAGCCTTGGCAGTAGTTGGGGTCACTGTGAGGTATTAGCACATTGCATATCACAATTTGCTGGCAATAGCATAATGACAGATAGTACATGAATACTGCCACGCTACTTACAAGCAGACCGAGCCTCAGCGGGCTTGGTTTCAGCACGAAGCCAAATCTTGTTGGAAGACATTGTGTGTGAAGGTCAATTGTCAGTTCCCCGACCGATGTGTtacagagagagaaaggaagaattccaCAATTTCCCGACGAATACTTATAAAGACGATAGGCAGTTTATCTCATGGGTATGACACAGACTTTCCCCTCTAGTGATAGTGGGGGAGGGACACATCGGATGTTCTCCCGCTCCGGAGCGGTGACTCAACCCAGACGGGGGAGTCTTGGCCGATGTCGGTACTTTGCGGGACATCCCCGACGAAGGCTAATGATACTGCCGGTTTCTGTCTACCAAGCAGGCTATATCACCACCAGTCATCCCGTTTTATACTTGCAGCCCATCATACGCTATATTATTGTCtcaaaaataaagaacaTTTACTTTCATCTATTTCCAGGCGATCGATGGTCACATGCAGCAATAGAGAAAATGGGTTCATTCACAAGCTAGAGCTTCACAAGATCCGGAGAAATAGAACCTAGCTAGCGAACGTGGGAGCTTTGCGATACATAGGACCTGCTAGACAACTAGATCAAAAGGAATATAGAGTGAAGAGCATACGCTTTACAGGATGCGTATGTTCGCGGCGATACCGCCTGAGCTTAGGAAATTGCCTTAGTCCGGCTGCGTGTTCGACTACCAATACCATCCGTAGGAatcaccttcttcacatcATCCTTCGTCTTTTTAGAACGACTTGCCTTTGGTTTCCCCCCATTCGTAGCAGGGGCTGTAGTATTGCCATCTCGAGTCCGCGTTCCAGTAGTCCTCCGCTTTTTGTTTGTAGGTTCCGCCGAGTTCTCAACATTAGCCTTAGCCGCGTTGGGGGTGGTAGAAGTCGGGTCATGCTCTCGTTTATCGCCTGCACTAGGTTGCGCGATGCCATTCTCCGCGGTTGACTCTTTGAGTCCATCGTGTTGCGAGATGGAGGCATGCCCACCAGACTTGGCTTCTTCAGCAGGTTTGTGTTCCTTAGAAGATCCAGCCGCTTCAGGAGACTTATTCTTCTCGGGCTGGTCGTTCGCATCCACAGACTTGGGCGGAGTGCTCTCACCATTGGTTTGCTTGGGAGCAGCATCGGTCGTGTTTGTGTTCGTGCCAGCTCCAGATATATTACTAGCTTCTACTTCAAGAATCAGCCTGGTCCCGATGCATTTAGTTGTAGCCAGGTGATATGGGCACCGGCGATGATGCCATGATCACGTGAATCATATGTATAGCTGTCTGGACGTACCTGGGGTTGGTGGTGCGTTGACGCTGCTATCTGGCTCGGGAGCCATAATGAGAGATGGTATGAACGATCGCGAGTGCAAGATACTTTCAGCGATGTTTAAGTGAGCCAAATCTAATTGGAATGCGATCGCAAGTAACAAGCGACCTTGGAAATCGCCAAGTTGCGGTCTACTGGGGCGAGAACCACTTGTAGAGCGATGGGAGGGAGGATAGAAGGTCACAGAAGGTTGAGAGGTGAGGTTGCGCGGTGATATTTACTAAGACCATCTAATCCCAGCACGCTAACCCGTTCCACACGGAACTCAATCTTGGACTGTTCCATCAGCAAAACACCAATTAGAAAATAGCATATTATATTACCCCCAAGGATCAGCTCGAGGCGCACATAAGCCTTCCCTGCCCTGATTGTGTTGCCGGTCATGATATGTAAGCAtgccaagaagaggagaaggagaccCCATTAGCGTGGCTGAGTGGAGCAGTATGCGGAGTTCTCCTCATAGCGTGTTTCGGGTAAGCCGTCCACCACAATGGTAAACCCGATTGTCACCTGCAGATCCAGACTGACGAATCATTTATCTACTACTAAGGTTGCATGCATACCCCGTAGAGACCTTGAACCCATGATAAAGGGCACCTAGGAAAAAAAGTATCACCCAAAGCCTGGGGCCAGGAGATCGTTGCTTTACAGAACATGCTGTTTCGACTTCAATAGCAATAGTTACGCATATCAAGCCAATGCCAAGTCAAGCTGTGATAGTAAATCTTCCCTCTCTGTGTATGCACCGTGATTTGAATTGGATGCATTTGCCGAATCCGGTTTCTCGGGCAACTGCTGTTGCAAGAAACGTGCCAGGTATAAGACATCCCGTCGCTTGTCTTGGTCCACCAAGAGACGAAGAGCGTCAAAACCGGCACGCACAAAGCTTTCTCGTTTCAGTCCTGTTGAAGAGTCCACTCGGCCAGGAGGTAGTGTATCCACAAAATCGAGGAATGGTTTGACATCAGGGTGTGTAGGGTGGTACAGCGGAGCCGTAGCTAGCAGACACGAGTTCGGTGCAAGTTTGGAAAGAACCTCAATATACTCATTGTACATAGCTCCGTTCAGCTCTTTGGATCTGGACGGTGAACTCTGCATCAAGCTCTCACATAAGTGAACACCTGCTGGGAGTAACACAGGTTGCCAGGAAAGGTTCAGGACCACATTGTCTTTGAACATCTGCGACTTGCATGTCTGTAGATAATACCGCATAGCCAAGCTCAACCCTTGACCGTACTGGATTTCAGCGGTCACTAAGTTGACCAGCAGATGGCCAAACACCTGTTGCGCAATTTTCTCTGGCAACTGACCGTTCCGGCCTCCAATGTCATGGTTCGCCAGCATCCTCAGCCAATCCAACACCACACCTTGTCGACCTTCTGCCACTAAGAACTTTACTAGAGTTGTCGTCGCTGCTCGGGATTTGAATAACATCTGTCTTGTCGCAGAATCAGATGCAAACCACCAACTGACAACCTTGGATCCAGCCCTAGCGTCTTTCATGGCCTGTATGAGGCCGTTTCCGATATGACGGCTGGCCAGTAGCATCTGGGAACTCAAACAATCACGTAGTGTTGGCAGCGTTACCGAACCCGAGGCAACCAATTCATCGAAGACTACCATTGGTTCTTTCGCTATTCTCTGTTGTAGTCTGCTTGCTGTTCCGCTTCCATTACGGGCCGCAGCAGACTTAGAGGGTACTACCCGGAAAAGCGGATTATCTAGGATGGCCCGAAGATGTCGATCGGTCGCGTGCACAGACGAGTGCGGGTTTTCCGGTGTACGATCATTAGATCCATCTCGATCTGAGGGGGCTGAGGGGGGATATTCCCGATCGAGTTGACGACGGAAGGAAGACGTAAGGGCTTTGAGGAGTTGTTGAGATTCCCGGGGGGTACGGGGTAGCGGGGGGTGGATTTTCGACCACGCTTTCAAGCTCAAACTCGACGTGCCTTTCATGACGgcaagaggaaggaagggggGAACAATGGTGGACCAGTAGTGCCATATACTATCGATAATAAATCGTGCCCTCTCGCTCTCCCTTTGGTAGATACCTCGGGTGGTGCCAGGTAGGGGGCGGTGAGGAATGCGAGGAATGGGAAcgagaagatcctcaatgGATCAATAGACTCCGATTTGAGGGGGCACTGTAGGGGTAGGTAAAACGACCTGTATAGATACGTATACACACGGTACGAGTCGGTAATCTGCGTACCAATAAAtttgagggggaaaaatgTATAATCGATTGGATCTCGTCAATCATCAGAACGCAacgaaggggaaaaaaccAAAATGGATGACGAAATGCAGGACTGAGAAGGGTTCACCTCCAGGTAACAGATACCGGGAGGAAGCAGCGTTCCCTTTAAAAAGCGTCACGCTAAGGCGAAACGCTCCAGTGCAAGTCACGGACGCTGGTTGGATCGGCCAACCAACGAAACGGGTGAACGATTAGCGCCGCTCGCTAAATGGGCGACAAAGTTGCCTGGAGGgtctctctccctccctgCAGTGGGTTCCAACACGTCGGTCGGACTGAACTGTACCTAAACTCGTACTTTACCTTCTCACTCAAAActcttcccattccttcttccctctccattTGGTTCCCTATTCCATATAATTTATATGCTCATCCTCTCTTAGCTCCCTttggacttcttttttttccttttttgttcgttttttctttttattcaattcttttccctcctcccctccttgAACTCTCTCGCTCCCTCTTGAACCGCCGCATCGAAGTTCGGGCGGTCCTTGTGTGCGCTCTGTGGTTCTGGTTGCTGACCTCTTCCGTGAGGCTGCATCTGTGATCATTACCTCTTTTTAcccgctttttcttcccactAGCCGCACCTTGTTTTCTACACCCCCTTCGTCCAAAACCCCCGTTGGGTCTTCCTCGATTCTCCTTctactctcttctctccagTCCGGAGATTTACTAGATTCCCCCATCAGAAGATATGTCTGAAGCTCAAACGAGGTCGTCTGCCTCTCGTGGCAGGGTATCCGCTCGCGGCGGTCGCGGTGGCTATAGCTCCAGAGGTGGTCGAGGTGGCAGCAGATCTGCAAAGGCAGACAACTCAGACAGCACACCCGCTACATTCGAAGACGAGGGAGAAATTGGtcaaatgaagaagaaatatgcAAACACTCTACCCATGCTAAAGGAATTGTTCCCTGACTGGACGGACGAGGATCTCGTCTTTGCGTTGGAGGATGCAGACGGCGACCTCGAGGAGGCAATTGATCGCATAACTGAAGGTTCGCCGTCGATCTCGATCCAATCTGTGATTTCTTCTCACATAGCCGGACTAACATCGGTTTTTGTCGTGATCTAGGTAACGTCTCTCAGTGGGGAgaggtaaagaagaagaccacaGACCGGAGCCGCCCCAAGCCAAAGGAGGCACAGAGCACCCCGACCGAGTCGACTACTGCTCCCATTCGGGGAGGCCGTGGACGTGGTGGATTTGAGAGCCGTGGTGGACGTGCTCGTGGAGATCGTGGCCGTGGCGGTCGCGGCGGTCGTGCTGGTACCCACACCAATGGCAGCCGCCCAGAGAAGCCAGCTGCTCCTGCCACAGTGGAGACAGCTACCCCCGAGGTCACCAAGACTGAGAAGCCGGCCGATGCTGAGCCAACAGCTCCAGAACTAGCCGACGCCTCGAAGGAGACCCCCAAGGATGCATCGAAGAGCAATGTGATTCCCGAGGGTACCAAGAAGGGCTGGGCAAGCCTGTTCGCAAAACCGGCGCCTCCTCCCCAGCAGAAACCTGCTGCCCCCGCTCCAGTACCAGCCCCAGCTCCCGCTCCCGCTCCCGCTGCTGCACCTGCCCCCGCGCCTGCCCCCGCTGCCGCTCCTGTTCCCGAGAAGCCTGTTGCCGAATCAGTGCCCGAGCAGAAGGAACAGCAGGAGCAGAAAGAGCCAAAAGAGCAGAAGGCCCCTGAACCTGCACCCGTCCCGATTCCACCTCCAATTCCGGTTCCCATGGAAAAGGCACCTGAACCTGCTATCCCTCAGCCCCTCGAAAAACCTGCTGTCCCTGCCCCGGCGACTGAAGTTGCAGCTCCCAAGGATGATTTGACCAAGACGAATCTTGCGCAGATTCCCGATGTCTCTCCCCCGGCTCCCACAGCCACCGCAGCTAGCACCGTTGGCAGCGCCCTTGATGCTAACAATGCTGCTGCCGCAACACCCACACGACCTGCACCTGCCTACCCCACCAGCGCACTCAAGCAGAGTGTTCGCGCTGCCGGTGCCCAGCGCCGTGTGAtggaacaacaagaagcagTTGTCATGCCAGGAAACCACGCTGTCGACCGGGCTGCAGTGCAGTTTGGCAGTATGGGATTGAACGGCGATGCTGCTGATGTCGATATTGATGAGAACCGTGAAGATGCTGAAACTCGTGCCCAACCCCCTCAACACTCCCCCGTGGCTCCTCGTGCCTCCTTGCCTCCTTCTACTCAGGCCCAGGCCCAGGCTTCGACCGAGAGCCCCGCTGTCTCTCGCCCAGCCCCTGGACTACCCCCCGTTCCTCAGGCCTCTGCTGCTGACTCCTCTTTCAACGACTTCGCCCGCTACACCGATGCTCACAAGCCCTATGATCCCTTCAGCCAGCAGGTGACCCAACCTCAGCCTCAAATCCAAGAACCATTCGCCAACCAAGCTCCTGTCCAGCCGACCGTAACCACTGGCAGCGAGTATTCTCCCTTCTATGCCGTCGACCAGCGTCTTCCTTACAACTACTATGGCACCTATGGCCAATCCCAGGATGCTACCGTAGCCCAGAGAGCCGCCGCCGGATTTGGCGTCTCGGGTGCGGAAGTACAGCCCCATATTCCTACAACCCAGCCTCCCAGCCGCTACGGCCATGTTGACGCACCCAACAGTGGTCACAACACTCCGAACCCCACCCTTCCCGGTGCTACTCAGACCCCAACTGCTCAGCACATGCCTGGCCAGGGCGCCTACGGATATGGATACCCTTATTTCTCCAACCCTCACTATGCTTCGTACATGAGTCAGATGAGCGGGCACCAGTATGGCCGCAACCGCCCTATGTATGACGATGCGCGCAGATACGACGACCACTATATGCCTCACACAGCCCAGTATGGCTATGGGAGCCAGTATGGTCCGTATGGCAAGGCTGGAATGTACGGCCAGCCTCACGGTTTCTCTTACGACCACTCTTCGTCACCCGCCACTACTGGCAGCTTTACCCAAGCCATGCCTGGCCGTGACACCGTCTACGGCCGTACCGGATCTGCCCAACCATCAGAGAGCCAGCAGTCTACAGCCGGCTCGAACACCTTCGGATCGGGCATGTCCGACGTCTTTGGTCGCTCCCAGGGTGGCTTTGGGCAGAACCAGCCCATCTCTCAGCAGCCCCCAGTGACCACGGAGGAAACCAAGACCTTTGACACGCCCAAGGCCTCTGGACCCAGCCCTTCCCTAGCTCAGGCTAACCGCCCTGGTTCCGCTACCAACAGCGTGCCAGGTCAGCCGCAGGCACAAACTGGCCTTCCCCCTCTGCAAGGCCAGCAGGGTCAGCAGGGCTTTGGCACCTATCCCCACTTGAACCCTCAGTATGGGGGTCTAGGTGGACTTAGTGGACACCAGGGTGCAGCCAatcaaacccaccaccagGCTACTGGCTACGGTAACTACGGAGGCGCCGGCTTCACTAATTATTATGGCAACACCGGTCGCGGTGGCTGGGGAGGCAATTACGGTCACtaaatgatgatgacattgCATTTTTCCCGAATGGCGGAATTCATATTTGGCTCAGGGGGTGGTCACCCTGACTCAAAAGCTTTTATATTTCGTCGGTTGTTATTTTATGTCACTCTCAAGTGTGTAATCTCTACTCTCCGTGGGAGCTTGGCTggttttttctctttttttctctttggacTCGAACTGTTATGCAGGGTTGCCTTCATGATGCTGTATTGAACTGAAAAAAATGCTACCTTTCTGTCTCCCTTCTCcgtcatttctttcctcctttctcttgtACGGTTTCATGACATTGACCAATGTCTTACGTTTGTTCTGAATTTCCTTGATTCGCTTTTACGAAATCTTACTTCCCTATTGCTCTTGTCTGCCTTGCATATCTTCCGCTTCCTGTACTACATATTGGGGTTCAGTTGGGATTACATCTATGCATTGACTGGGTTAGGACAAGGGACGGGGGAACAAAGAATGCAAGAATTAAACTGGGCGGCGTTGTATTTTCATGTCCAGCCGAAACAATTGGGTTCCTTTGCTACACGGCGTAGGATGTAATATTCTCCGACCGAACCTGTCATGTTTCATATAATGTTCAGTATCACTATCTGGGAGGGTTGGTCCCTGTATCTCCCCCTCCACATCAATACAACATTGTGAAAACTCATTCTGACCGTAGGAGTACTCCCATCGAAGCACATCACGTGGTTACATCGGCGCTAGTGATACTGTGACAGGCTCAAAGGGGAAAACGGGCAGGTGATATCTAACTATCCTACATTCGGCTAGACCCCAGATCGGATCTCTTCTCCATGGGTCCTTGTTACCTCTTTCTATGACTGTACTAAGAGCCGACCATAACGTTGTCTTCAATTGCTTTGATTTGAAATTTTAACTCGTTGCGAgctctgatgatgattgcCCAAAGCTCGGGCTGGCCAATCCAGCCACTCAGCCCAGTTTGGTCCCAGGTACGTGATGATGGATTCAATCAAAAATCGCCCACCGTCTCCAAACCCCCATACGTCGCGCCGTGTATGAAGGCAAGCGGCATAATACGCCAGTACCGCAAGAGCCTCAGGGCATCGCATCGAGAGGAGATCAATATATTCCGGAGAAACCAATATCGGCCAGGCAGTAATCTCTGAGATGCCAGCGCCTGGCGTCCCATACGAGCATGAAACTATCGCGTGTTGCAACGATTCTATCGCTTGCTTATAAGTATTGGTGATAGAGGGGCCTAGTTTAGCCGCCTTGATGAGGGCTAAGAGCCTGGCGCATTCGGGGTCAAGTCCTGTAATCTTTGAAAACCGTTTTTCACCATCCAGAATGAGTGGCTTCAATGGGGACTCTCGAAGCATGCCCCATGAATCCGTGGTGATTGCACGGATCCCCCGGTGTAGTCGAAAACTGCTCACCAGTTGGTCCAAGAAGTGATCGAAATCTTGGTCTTTGTTGATTAATACGTCGTAAAGGAGGTGCACATTAAGAAGACCGGCAAACAAAAAGAGCGGAATGCATGTCTCCTGGTTTACTTCGAGCTTCATACCGTTGAGGATTGTTAATGCGTGCGTTTGGAGTTGTGCTGCGTGGTGACGATAAAACTCTCGCTCTGCTGGATGCAAGGCGCTCAGATGTAGGGCACTGAGGGCCAGTAGCTCATTCATGAGATACGGAGAAGACATGCAAATCTGTTGAATCTCGGGAGAAGAGATTGCCTTATTGAAATTATCATGGAATGTGTTTCGTGTTTCTGTCATCAAGTGGTGTAAAAGCTGC encodes:
- a CDS encoding uncharacterized protein (predicted protein); the protein is MKGTSSLSLKAWSKIHPPLPRTPRESQQLLKALTSSFRRQLDREYPPSAPSDRDGSNDRTPENPHSSVHATDRHLRAILDNPLFRVVPSKSAAARNGSGTASRLQQRIAKEPMVVFDELVASGSVTLPTLRDCLSSQMLLASRHIGNGLIQAMKDARAGSKVVSWWFASDSATRQMLFKSRAATTTLVKFLVAEGRQGVVLDWLRMLANHDIGGRNGQLPEKIAQQVFGHLLVNLVTAEIQYGQGLSLAMRYYLQTCKSQMFKDNVVLNLSWQPVLLPAGVHLCESLMQSSPSRSKELNGAMYNEYIEVLSKLAPNSCLLATAPLYHPTHPDVKPFLDFVDTLPPGRVDSSTGLKRESFVRAGFDALRLLVDQDKRRDVLYLARFLQQQLPEKPDSANASNSNHGAYTEREDLLSQLDLALA
- the lys1 gene encoding saccharopine dehydrogenase (NAD+, L-lysine-forming) (lysine-ketoglutarate reductase/saccharopine dehydrogenase) — its product is MSSNKIWLRAETKPAEARSALTPTTAKALMDAGYEVTVERSTQRIFDGRLSIRAPLSRIGAPLVEEGSWAKDAPKDAYVLGLKELPEDDFPLEHVHITFAHCYKQQGGWEKVLRRWPRGGGTLLDLEFLTDEVGRRVAAFGWSAGYAGSALAVKNWAWQLTHPEGEPLPGEVPYANQDLLTQSVKESLEAGKKQSGRSPKILVIGALGRCGNGAVQLAKDVGIPESDIIRWDIEETKKGGPFQEIIDADIFVNCIYLSSESIPPFVNVESLSTPNRRLSVICDVSADTTNPNNPIPVYDITTTFDKPTVPVTLPAGTQGPPLSVISIDHLPSLLPRESSEMFSQALLPSLLQLKNRKDARVWTQAEDLFKQKVATLP
- a CDS encoding putative RNAPII degradation factor Def1 (predicted protein) produces the protein MSEAQTRSSASRGRVSARGGRGGYSSRGGRGGSRSAKADNSDSTPATFEDEGEIGQMKKKYANTLPMLKELFPDWTDEDLVFALEDADGDLEEAIDRITEGNVSQWGEVKKKTTDRSRPKPKEAQSTPTESTTAPIRGGRGRGGFESRGGRARGDRGRGGRGGRAGTHTNGSRPEKPAAPATVETATPEVTKTEKPADAEPTAPELADASKETPKDASKSNVIPEGTKKGWASLFAKPAPPPQQKPAAPAPVPAPAPAPAPAAAPAPAPAPAAAPVPEKPVAESVPEQKEQQEQKEPKEQKAPEPAPVPIPPPIPVPMEKAPEPAIPQPLEKPAVPAPATEVAAPKDDLTKTNLAQIPDVSPPAPTATAASTVGSALDANNAAAATPTRPAPAYPTSALKQSVRAAGAQRRVMEQQEAVVMPGNHAVDRAAVQFGSMGLNGDAADVDIDENREDAETRAQPPQHSPVAPRASLPPSTQAQAQASTESPAVSRPAPGLPPVPQASAADSSFNDFARYTDAHKPYDPFSQQVTQPQPQIQEPFANQAPVQPTVTTGSEYSPFYAVDQRLPYNYYGTYGQSQDATVAQRAAAGFGVSGAEVQPHIPTTQPPSRYGHVDAPNSGHNTPNPTLPGATQTPTAQHMPGQGAYGYGYPYFSNPHYASYMSQMSGHQYGRNRPMYDDARRYDDHYMPHTAQYGYGSQYGPYGKAGMYGQPHGFSYDHSSSPATTGSFTQAMPGRDTVYGRTGSAQPSESQQSTAGSNTFGSGMSDVFGRSQGGFGQNQPISQQPPVTTEETKTFDTPKASGPSPSLAQANRPGSATNSVPGQPQAQTGLPPLQGQQGQQGFGTYPHLNPQYGGLGGLSGHQGAANQTHHQATGYGNYGGAGFTNYYGNTGRGGWGGNYGH
- a CDS encoding uncharacterized protein (predicted protein); this encodes MTETRNTFHDNFNKAISSPEIQQICMSSPYLMNELLALSALHLSALHPAEREFYRHHAAQLQTHALTILNGMKLEVNQETCIPLFLFAGLLNVHLLYDVLINKDQDFDHFLDQLVSSFRLHRGIRAITTDSWGMLRESPLKPLILDGEKRFSKITGLDPECARLLALIKAAKLGPSITNTYKQAIESLQHAIVSCSYGTPGAGISEITAWPILVSPEYIDLLSMRCPEALAVLAYYAACLHTRRDVWGFGDGGRFLIESIITYLGPNWAEWLDWPARALGNHHQSSQRVKISNQSN
- a CDS encoding uncharacterized protein (predicted protein), producing MAPEPDSSVNAPPTPEASNISGAGTNTNTTDAAPKQTNGESTPPKSVDANDQPEKNKSPEAAGSSKEHKPAEEAKSGGHASISQHDGLKESTAENGIAQPSAGDKREHDPTSTTPNAAKANVENSAEPTNKKRRTTGTRTRDGNTTAPATNGGKPKASRSKKTKDDVKKVIPTDGIGSRTRSRTKAIS